The Cataglyphis hispanica isolate Lineage 1 unplaced genomic scaffold, ULB_Chis1_1.0 scaffold217_size1876, whole genome shotgun sequence sequence GACGAATGCCGCATGACGGTCGTTAAGCACGTTCCGTTAAAAGACGTATTTCCCGGAATACCATCCGCGATAACGTCGGCCCTCCGATACACCGACGGTAATCTGTACTTCTTCGCTAAACGTCAATTCTACGCGTTCAACGAATTCTCGAACCTAATTCTCGTGACCTTGGCGGGTCCCTTCGACCTTCGCGTTCTCGGCGTCGAATGCCCCACGAACGGGTTACTGCAGCAATTGCGGATCTTCTCAGCCGCGTCTATCGCCTCGACGTCGCGACTGATAGAtccgacgaggacgacgataGCGACTTCCCGCATACTCTTTAAGAATAGAGTACAAAGGCGCGAAAAAGAAGGGGCGATTTCGACTCGAATATATAAAGGCCGTTCCGCCGTTAAGCGTCTCATTACCAACGACGAAGCTCGCGAACGAAACATTGAACGAAGATGTACGGGACGATGGGACCGCCGCCGCAGCAACACTCCTTCGAGGATCGATCGAGACTCGCCGATCGAAACCGCGAGGATAACGCCGGATATTCTAAGAAAGCTCGAACAAATAACGGGTAAGGGTATCGAAAGTAACAACGCTCGAACTAACGTCCTTTATCGCTCTTATCGCTTCCGTCCCTAATTATTCGCTTTTACTTTTTAGGCTAGATCGCGATCGGACACCGAGAAACTGCGCGAACGACGCGATCGCGCGACCTCTTAGAATCTTGGGAAGACGCTACTCATTGACGAAAACAGGATATAAACATCTGGAAATCTGCATTAACGTCAGTCGACCCTCGTTCGTGGAAATCGTTCTCGGAGATAATCACGGCAAGGAGATCTCGCTAACGCCGAACACGTGGCAGGAGCTGCTCGATCTACGATCCACGCTCGCGTCGTACTTTCAATCCGACGAGCGCGACGAGACTCGTTCCCCGGCGCCGATATACATCGGTCAATTGACGCTTCGATTCGGCAGACTGAACAATCTCCGAATTCTCCGTCTCGAGACGCCCAAGACTCGACTGGCTATGTCGAGAAACACCGTTCTATACATATTGCATCTAGAACATTGCGTCAACTGCCTCGTTACGTCCTTGAACTGTTTGACCGCCTACACCGACAACAAGCTGGCTCGTTTTCTCGACGTCGCGGCGAGCGTTCGCGACCCCGCTCTCGTTCCCGCGACGATACGCGACAGCGAGAGCTTCGACCGCGACGAACTGATAGACTGCGAGCTACAGGCTCTGTTCTTCGGATAATCGTGATACGTCTATCCACGCACTCGCTCCTTCGTTACTAAATACGCCTTTGTACCATTATTGtatcgcaaaaattaaatacgccTTTGTACCattattatatcgcaaaaattaaatacgccTTTGTACCATTATTATACCGCATAAATCAAACATGCCTCTGTATCGTTAACGCATCGCGAAGA is a genomic window containing:
- the LOC126858651 gene encoding uncharacterized protein LOC126858651 — its product is MYGTMGPPPQQHSFEDRSRLADRNREDNAGYSKKARTNNGLDRDRTPRNCANDAIARPLRILGRRYSLTKTGYKHLEICINVSRPSFVEIVLGDNHGKEISLTPNTWQELLDLRSTLASYFQSDERDETRSPAPIYIGQLTLRFGRLNNLRILRLETPKTRLAMSRNTVLYILHLEHCVNCLVTSLNCLTAYTDNKLARFLDVAASVRDPALVPATIRDSESFDRDELIDCELQALFFG